The DNA sequence TCCCGATCTCCGGAGGAGATGGGAGGATGGGAGCCGGGAAGTGAGTACAACAAACTTTATGTTCCGGAAGATCGGGAAAAGTTTAAGGGAACCGTCCTTGAAGTCAAAGAGGTAGTCCCGATGCCGGGAATGTCTCCAGGGGTGGCGCTTGTCGTCAGGGACAGGGACGGCGAGGAGGTTACCGTTCACGTGGGTCCTCGTTGGTTTATTGATCCTGCGACTATGGGGATTCACAGGGGCGATCAGGTCAAGGTCTATGGAGTCTGGGCAGAGGTAGACGGTCAGGACGTATTTATCGCATCCAAGATAAAAAAAGGCGAGCATTTTGAGTTGAAGGTCAGACGTACCAGAGACGGTATGCCTTACTGGGCAATGAGCCCTGAGGAGCTCGAAAAGGAGAGGTCAGATCAATAATCGTTAACCTCAACGCCTTTCCGGCGGAGATAATTCTTAAGATCGGGAATTCTGACCTCTCTTCTGTGGAAAATGCCGGCCGCAAGGGCTGCTTCAACTCTGGTCTTTGTGAAAACTTCCAGAAAATGATCTGCGCATCCGGCGCCGCTCGATGCAATAACGGGGATGTTGACGGCATCGCAAACGGCCCTGATGAGTTCGATATCGTAGCCCAGATTGGTACCGTCCCGGTCAATGCAGTTCAAAAGTATTTCGCCGGCGCCCAATTCTTCGCAAACCCTTGCGAGGGTTATGGCATCAACATTTCTTCCTTCGCGTCCACCCTTGACGGTGCACTGATACCAGCAGAATCGCTCACCCTGAGGCCCCGGCAGTTCTGTTTCTATTACATTGTGTTTGGTCTCCTCAGGCGACCTCGCGTAAACTCTCCTGGGATCTATAGAAATGACGACGGCCTGACAACCGTACACTCTGGCTATGGCGCTTATCGCATTATCGGGATCTACAGAGCCCTTCGAAATGCACTCTTCGACGATGTGCACGGCATCACTTCCTATAGACACCTTGTCGGCGCCTGATCTGAAATATTCCGAGGCAACTTCCAGGGCAGAATAACGGCGTCCTTTTTCATCTCTATAGCCTCTGATTCCTCCTCCGATTGTAAGAGGCACAAACACGTTCTCAGAGGTCTTTTTCAAAATTTCCAGCATGGGCATGTCTTTAAGTGGAAAGTTACGAAACCCCGTAATATTCAAGAACACAATTTCGTCGGCTCCTTCATCGTAATAACGCCTTGCCAGTTCAACGGGATCTCCCAGATTGCGCACGGCTTTGCTCGTTCGATCCCTCACATCGTATTGATCGCCCTTGGTCACGACAAGACGTCCCGTGTCGTCTGAACGCACGTCAAGGCAGGCGACAATTCTTCTCGCCAGGCGGGTTTGTACGGGAGACATCGTCGGAGCAGAGGGCTGGATGCTCCTTGCCAGAAAGTTTTTCAGGATTCTGAGTCCCGCCGACCCACTTTTTTCCGGGTGGAATTGAGTTGCGATTATGTTTCCCTGTTGTATTGAGCTGACGAACTCAACCCCGTAGTCTGTCGTAGTGAGGATGATAGACCTGTCCTGGGGTACGACGTGATAAGAGTGAACGAAGTAAAGCTTTTCGTTACCTCTCAGTCCGTGAAAAATCAGAGACTCCCGTTTCGGCTTGATACCGTTCCATCCTATGTGGGGCACCGGAAGGCTTTTCGGGAAGCGAACCACTTTTCCCTTGAAAAAGCCCAGGCCGGGGATCCCGGGTGCTTCTTCGCTCTCTTCAAAAAGTGCCTGGAGTCCAAGACATATACCCAGGAAGGGTCGATTTTGTTTCAGGTAGCTGATCAAGGGATCTACGAAGCTTCTTTCCCGCAGGGTGTTCATCATTTCTCCGAAGGCACCAACGCCCGGGAATACCAGAATTTCAGAATTAATTATGTCTTCTGGATTCTGGACGAAATGGACCTCATGGCCGAGTGATTTTATTGAGTTAACGACGCTTCTGACGTTTCCGGCTCCGTAATCAAGAACTGTAACGCGCACGGGATTTCTCCCTTGAAATTGTGATGGTTATAGTTATAGACAATTAAGCAGGCAGCGGATAAAAATATCAGCAACCTCGGGAGTGAGCAAGTGACTTGAGTTGGCTTTTATGGGGGTTGTGCAAAACGTCTGATAAGAGATATTATGTTTCCTTGTGTACAAAACCAAAACAAAAAAAGAAGGAACAGCCCATGATTAGATTGATCATCTCACTGGTCCTGGTATTTACAATATCACAGGAACTATCGGCTTCAGCAGGTCAACTACTGCTCACAACAAACACCGGAAAACGCCTGACCCTCGACTACTGCTGGGCCGATGAAAACCAGGTAAGATTTGAGATCGGAGGCGGAACGGCTACGCTTTCCAGAGATCTGGTCAGAGCTCTGGAAGAAGTAATCGACCGTAAAGAGATCGTTCGGGAGGCCCTGGAGAAAACCGCCATAACGACAGACTCCTTTGACCCGGAAAAAGCATTAAAAGATATTGCCACCCGATTCTACGGAATTTCCATAAGCTTTACCAGCAGGCCACCAGATCACCGAGCATCATCGCCGGAAGAAAAAAGCAACCTCTACGGAGCAATTACCAGAGTCGTACCCGAGCTTTCCGTATATCAGCTCGTTCACACTCCACCTAAACGCTCCTTTTTGTTCGCAACAACCTTTTTCAACACAAGAGTTCCGATAACCCTGAACCGTATTTATCTGGAATTGCTGGACATGGACGGAAATGTCGTCGACCGAATCCCCGTAAAGATTTCCTTGCTCGACGTTCCCAAAAAAGAAAGGCTTCAGAAAAAGATTGCTCCTCTTTTCTACGTGGCTTATGCCTTCATACCAATGGATAAGGAATTCATGACGTATCAGTTCGTACTTGAGCGAATGATATGGGATGAGTCCGGCAACAACCAATCTGCCGCCCGAAGTGGTGATACCTTTAAGATCGTTCGGTTTTAACCGGTTTCTCCGACCTGGGGGTTAAATAAATTCTCTGGATCGCTTCGACGGTGGGTTCCCACCTTCCACGGTAAGTGGGATGTTTCAGGGCTTCCCGAAGCATCTCCAGGAATTTAGCTCTGGGAACTTCAACAGCTCCCATCCTCTTTAGATGGTCCGATGGGAGCTGACAATCTATGAAGTGAAAGTTCCAGGATTGTAGCACCATGGCAAGAATCACAAGTGCTACCTTGGAGGCATCTTTTTCCCTTGAAAACATCGACTCCCCAAAAAAGGCCCTTCCCAGAGACACACCGTAAAGACCGCCCACAAGTTTCCCTTCCATCCAGGTTTCCACAGAATGGGCAAAGCCCAGCTCGTGTAACCTTTCGTATGCTTCGATCATCTCCGGTATGAGCCAGGTCTGCAACCCCTTTTCAACCCTTACGGCAGCGCATTCGCGAATAACCCTGTGAAAGGCCTGATCAAAGCTTACCCTGAACCTGCCTTTTTTTAAGACCCTGCGAAGACTGTGAGATATTTTGATATCCCGGGGAAGCAGAATTAACCTCGGATCCGGGGACCACCATAAAATGGGTGTGCTCTCATCGTACCAGGGGAAAATCCCGGCACTATAGGCGAGGAGCAGGCGCGCCGGTGAAAGATCCCCTCCCACTGCCAGCAAACCGTCTTCATCGGCCAGCTCGGGATGCGGGAAAATAAGCTCTTCCGTTAGTCTGAAAACGGTCATGACTTTGCCGACCGCCGGCTCTGTTTCCCGACCCGGTTATTCTTCTGAAGGGGCTCAGATTGACACAGAAAAACGAGGTTTTCCGTTCTTATCACCTTCGTGCCCCGAGGGATCTCCTTTTCTTCGGGCCTGAAAACGGTTACGTGTCCACCTTCTTTCAGGGATCCAAAGAGTATCTCGTCGGCAAGAACGTCTTTTATTTCCGTCTGGATCACCCTTCCAAGAGGCCTTGCCCCGAATGACGGATCATAGCCTTTTTCTGCCAGCCATTTCCTGGCACCATCGCTGAGAGCTACAGTAACGTTTCTTTCAGATAATTGTTCGGACATTTCTTTTACGAATTTATCGACAATCATCTCCATGATCGACTGATCCAGTGCGTTGAAGGCGATAATGGCATCAAGGCGATTACGGAATTCGGGGCTGAAAAGTTGCTCCACGGCTTTTATACCCTTCTTTGCCTTTTCGGTCAGCTCAGCCCTTGTAGAAAAACCGATGGAGGATGCTGCCATTTCTCTGGCGCCGGCGTTTGATGTCATAAGGAGAATCACGTTCCTGAAGTCGGCCTTGCGGCCGTTATTGTCGGTAAGCGTTGCGTAATCCATTACCTGAAGAAGAATGTTGAAGACATCCGGGTGGGCCTTTTCTATCTCGTCGAGCAGTAAAACGCAGTGAGGATGTTTTCTTATGGCGTCGGTCAGCAACCCTCCCTGGTCGAAGCCGATATAGCCGGGGGGAGCTCCTATGAGCCTCGCAACCGTATGCTTTTCCATATATTCGCTCATATCAAAGCGCAGAAAATGTATTCCGAGGGCTCTGGCAAGCTGCTTAGCAACCTCCGTTTTGCCCACCCCTGTGGGACCGATGAGCAGGAAAGAGCCCACAGGTTTGTCGGGAATTCCAAGGCCTGCCCTTGCCCGCTTTATAGCTTTAACCAGGTTTTCAATGGCCTCGTCCTGCCCAAAAACCACCCTTTTCAGTTCCCTTTCCAGGTTCATAAGCCTCTGCTGATCTGTTGCCGTAACCGTTCTGGCAGGGATCCGGGCCATTCTGGCTACGACCATTTCCACGTCTTTCACACCCACTATGCGACGCACACGGCGATCATTCTTGAGTTTAAGGCTGGCTCCGGCTTCGTCGATAACATCGATGGCCTTATCGGGGAGGTATCGCTCCGTGAGGTACCTGGAAGATAGATCAACGGCAGCCCTGAGGGCCGCATCGGAGTATTTAACGCCGTGGTGCTTTTCGTAGTAGCTTTTGAGACCCTTGAGAATCCGGTATGTTTCCTCCTGAGTCGGCTCCGTAATTTCCACCTTCTGGAATCTTCGGCTAAGCGCCCTATCCTTTTCAAAGTAGTTTTTGTACTCCTCGTAGGTCGTCGATCCTATACAGCGTATCATTCCGGAAGCCAGAACGGGCTTCAAAATGTTTGAGGCATCAAGAGAACCTCCACTCGTCGCCCCGGCACCCACGACAGTATGAATTTCGTCAATGAAAAGTATTGCACCCCGCTTCTGTTTGAGCTCGTTTATTACGGCCTTTAATCTTGCTTCGAAGTCTCCTCGAAATTTCGTTCCGGCAAGTAGAGCTCCCATGTCGAGGGCATATATCTCAACATTGTGAAAGGCCTCGGGAACTTCTTTACGGTAAATCTTCAACGCAAGGCCCTCGGCAATGGCCGTTTTTCCAACCCCGGGATCCCCCACGAAGATTGGATTATTCTTCGTACGGCGGCTTAAAATTTGAAGTGTTCTCAGTATTTCCTGCTCACGGCCGATAAGAGGGTCGATAAGACCCCGGGCTGCTTTTTCTATAAGGTTAACCGTAAAGGCCTCAAGGGCGCTCCTGCGCTTTCCGGGCTTTCGTCCCGTTATGGTTTCGGGCGGTTCTTCGTCTTCGTAGGCTCCGATCTTCGAGACGCCGTGGGAAATGTAGTTCAGCACATCCAGGCGGGTTACGCCCTGCAATTTAAGGAAGTACACGGCATGGGAATGCTCTTCATAGAACATGGCGGCAAGAATATCGCCGGCCTCAATCTCCTTCTTTTCGGCACTCTGAGCGTGCGATATAGCCCTCTGCAAAACTCTTTGTACGCTCAAAGTCTGCATGGGTTCCTTGATAACACCGTGGGGCAATGGTTCCATCTTACGCTGGAAAAAGTCCTCCAGATTTTCCTTCAAAAGATCCAGGTCCACACCGCAATGATAGAGGATCTTTCGACCTGTCGGATCGAGAAGGAATGCGTAAAGTATGTGCTCCAGTGTAAAGAACTCGTGCCGCCTTGATCGGGCTTCTTTTATGGCCGTGGCTATTATCACTTCTACTTCTTTACTTATCATGACTCACGCTTCTTCCATGCTGCAGCGCAGTGGATAGCCGTTCTGTCTTGCCAGATGATGCACCATCGCCACCTTTGTTTCCGCAACCTCCGCGGGGTAAATACCGCATACCCCTATGCCGTTATGGTGCACATTCAGCATGATCCGTACGGCTTCACTGTGGCTCTTGTTGAACACCCTTTGCAGGATTTCCACCACAAAGTCCATTGTAGTATAATCGTCGTTGTGGAGGAGCACTTTGTACATTGGGGGTTCCTGGAGATCTTCTTCAACGTGGCTCTCAAAGTCATGTTGGGGATCCTGTTGCCATTCACTCATGGCTTGGCTCAACCTCCCTGACGTGGTACAAAATCCTCCTCCTTCTGAGTTAAGATTTTAAGAAAAAGAATAACCGTTTATCAGGCATAGTCAAGCAGGATAAGAGATGGCGGGAAATACCTTCGGCAAAATGTTCCGTGTTACCACCTGGGGAGAGTCCCACGGTAAGGCTCTGGGAGCCGTTATAGACGGCTGTCCCCCGGGGCTTTCCCTTTCCGAAGAGGACATTCAGAAAGACTTGGACAGAAGGCGTCCCGGCCGGAGCCCTGCCTCCACCAAGAGGAAAGAGTCAGACCGCGTGCAAATCTTATCGGGGGTCTTCGAAGGTAAGACGACAGGGACGCCCATTTCACTGATTATCTATAACGAGGATGCAAGAAGCGGCGACTACTCCACTCTTGCCGACACGTATCGACCCGGGCACGCCGATCGGACCTATGAGCAGAAGTACGGGTTGCGGGACTGGCGGGGTGGTGGAAGAAGTTCTGCCCGGGAAACCGTTGCACGTGTTGCAGCAGGTGCGGTGGCACGCAAGTTCCTTTCGACCTTTGGCATAAACGTCGTTGCCTATACCCTGGAGCTGGCCGGCGTGAAATGTAACAGAATCGATGAAACCGTAATAGACAATAATCCCTTCTACTGCCCTGACGAAGAGGCAGCCCAACTCATGGCCGTCAAGATAGATGAAATACGTCGCAGGGGGGACTCCTGCGGAGGCATCGTACAGGTTGTGGCCAGAGGATGCCCGCCCGGTCTGGGCGAACCGGTTTTCGACAAGCTTGATGCCAGAATTGCCTATGCCTTAATGTCAATAGGGGCGGTTAAGGGAGTTGAAATAGGCAGTGGGTTTCGGTGTGCTCGAATGCTGGGAAGCGAACATAACGACCCGATTACTCCTGAAGGTTATGCCTCCAACAACGCCGGGGGCATACTCGGAGGCATATCTTCAGGGATGGACATAGTGGCCAGGGTTGCCGTAAAGCCCATTCCTTCAATCAGAATAGCCCAGCAGACCATAACCAGAGACGGCAGGCCCACCACCATAACGGTTAAAGGAAGACACGACGTCAGCGCTATTCCCAGGATAGTCCCCGTTTGCGAAGCGATGATGTTGCTTGTTCTGGCAGATTTCATGCTTCATCCGACGATGGTGGCAAAGTACGGCTTCAGGCATACATGACTTCGCCTATTCTGTAACCCGGATTGTCTTCTCCTGTAATTTTCCGAAGCAGAGACCTCGCCCAATCCTCGGCGACGTTTTCGTCGGTGTTTTCGGGTATGATCCTGAACTCACCGTCCCCTGTATCCTCCGGCGGAATCCAGATCCACACGTTGGAGTCGCCCGAAAGCGGATCGTGTCTCGTTATAAAGACCTGACATGAGTTGACGGACGACCTGGTGGAGAAGAATTCTCTGTCAAGAGGATGCTGTCGCCATAGGTAAAGTTTTCGAAGAAACGGCAGCATCGCAGGGCCTTCAGGAACCAACTTTGACGGGATAATCCAATTGAGAAGGATATATGGGTTTTTGTTGATCAGGCTCGTTGCAAAGGACTTAACCGATTCGATTCTCTCCCACCACCCGGGATTTTTGATGATGATGCTCAAGGAGCACGAGCAACTGTGGAAAGTTGCCGGGGTTACGTCACCTTCTAACTCAATAACCGACAGGAAATTCCCGGGTAACGAGCCCAGGTAGGGCACTTCGACGGGAAAGAAGTCGAACCCGGTAACCTCTTCGGCATAGGAAAAGGCCTGATATATTTCGTCGTAATCCAGCCAGGGAGTTTTGAGAACATAGTAAGGGGGCTCGATCATGAACCTGATCCCCAGTTCCGCAGCTTTTTTTCTGAGCTCGGTGCCCGGTAAAAGGCTTAGCGGATAGATATTGAGCTCGTCGTAAAGTTCCTTTTCGATGGCAAAATCAATGGATCGGATAACGTCATCAAGGGTATCATGGGGCAAACCGACAATGATATCGAGGGTAACCACTATGCCTGCATCTCTCAGCCTTTTAACGCCTTCGACGAAATTTTTCCTGCTCCATTTCCTTCCCACAGACTTCAGAGCCTTACTGTTTACCGTCTGAAGCCCCACTTCTACCTGTACTACACCACAGTCTTTCAACTTTTTGACTATTTCTCCGCTGCAATGCTCTGCATTCAGCTCAACATAGAGATCGAGCCCTCCGGTATAGGGGGTAATGGTATCCAGAAAACCCGACGCGTCGGGTCTTGCAAGAAAACTAGGGTCTGTGAAAAGAACTTCACGAACGCCGCGATCCCTAGCCCATAAGATCTCTGAAACGACCCTTTCAATTGGCAACGCCCGGGTTAACCCTGAACTTTTGTGGTAAAAGCAGTAAGCACAGCGGTAGCTGCAACCTCTAAGGCTTTCCATCAGGATGGATCCCGACGGTGCAGGCTGCAACAGACCCGTGAGATACGGCGAAACCAACTCCTCCGGCCTCAGAGGCTCCGAAGCGAGCACTCTATCTGCAACCCGCATTCCTCTTGCAAGGCAGGAAAGGAACTCTGCAAAGGCCTTTTCTCCTTCTCCGATAAAGAGGTGGTCGAAAATATTTTTGTTCAGGAGCCAGGTATTGTCGGGGCATACTTCGGGTCCACCGGCAACCGTTAAGGCTCTGCAACCCCTGCTTCGCAACTGTTCCGCTATATAACAACTTCTTTCCACATTCCAGAGATAGCAACTGAAGGCGACGACCCCCGGATCTTCCAGGAGGATTTCATTTACGATTGCTTCGTCACCTCCCCAGGTGCATAAATCCCGAGGTAGGAGCTTCAGATCAAGGCCTGGAAGGTGAAGAAACGCATAAGCCCCTACAGAAGCGGCACCCAGAGGAACATGCTCGGCAGGATAAGCCAGATCGGCGGACAGCACGGGGAGCTGAACCAGCAAGACCTTCATGGCCTCAATGTTCGCTCATGGTCGTCAAGCCGGCTTTCTGAAGTAGCAACCGCCAGTCTTCGTTGACCATCTCCTGAATCTGCTCAAGATCCTCTTCAGTAAGATGACGAAACCTTCCCTGAAGCCGGAAATATTCTTTAACGAGATAGCCTTTCGAGTGATAGTTAATTGTGTATTTCGTCCCGTTTTCTACCTCGTAAAGTGGAAATATATTCGTCTGAACGGCCATTCTGGCGATCTTTATGGACATGTCCGAAGGCATTCTCCAGCCTGTTGGACAACTCGCATAGACGTGCAGGAACCTGGCCCCCCTTATGCTCTTTGCCTTGCGGACCTTTCTTATAAAATCCTCAGGGAAGGCAATACTTGCAGTAGCCACGTAGGGAATACGATGGGCCGCCAGGATCTCTACTATGTTCTTTTTACGCATCTTCTTCCAATCCGCACCGGGGGTCGTTGTGGTCCAGGCTCCGTAAGGCGTTGAGGAACTCCGCTGGACGCCGGTGTTCATATAGGCTTCGTTATCATAGCACACGTAGAAAATATCTTCATTTCTCTCAACGGCCCCGCTTAAGGCCTGAAAACCGATATCGAAGGTACCACCGTCTCCTGCCCAGGTTACAACCACCGTTTCCCTATCGCCTTTCATATCAAGGGCGGCTCTAATCCCGCTGGACACAGCTCCACCCGTTTCAAAGGCCGTATGAAGAACCGGAACCCTGAGAGCCGATTGAGGATAAGGACCTGCGATAATCGACCAGCAACATGCCGGAATTACCAGAATTACCTTGTTACCCAAACCTTTCAGCAGAAACCTCATGGCTATGGCGGCACCGCACCCCGGACATCCGACGTGCCCGGAATACATGCCTTCGTATTTGGGGAAATCTTGACTCATGCCAGCACCTCTTGTCTGAGACCTATCCATATGTCGGGCCTTTCAGGCCGGTCTTTCTTTTTGGTGTCCTCGTATATCTCAAAAAGAACCTCTTCTGTTATGTCACGACCACCAAGCCCTGCTACGTACCCGAATACGAGCGGTCTGTTCGGATCGTTGCAAAGAGCGGCCCTGATTTCCTGGGCAAAAATGCCGGAGGCGCCAAAGGAGATGTTACGGTCAATAACCGCAACCTTGGAGGCCTTGCGCAGGCAGCGGGTTACGTCATCCGCCGGGAAAGGTCTGAACATCTTTATCTTTAAAAGGCCGACCCTTTCTCCTCTGGACCTCAGCTCATCAACAACAAGCCTGCAGGTGCTTGTCACCGTCCCGGAGGTTACCATGATTATTTCAGCATCATCGCAGAAAACGGGCTCGACAATACCGTAGGATCGTTCAAAAGCTTCACGGAAAGACCTCTCGGCCTCAAGATACTCATCCCGTGCCCGCAGAGCGGCTTCGTGCATGGAATACCTCATTTCCATGTAAACATTGGGCGGGGCCAGCTGATTGAAGGCGCATGGGTTGGCCAAATCGAGTTTGAAAGCCGGTTCAAAGGGCGGGAGATACCTGTCCACCTCTTCCTGATCGGGAATATCAACGGGTTCGTAGGTATGGGAAAGGAAAAAGGCGTCCAGTATGACCATCACGGGAAGATAAATGGACTCGGCAAGCCTATAGGCAATAAGGGTCGTATCCAGGGCTTCCTGGCCGTCCTCGCAATAAAGCTGAATCCAGCCCGTGTCTCGCTGCGACAGTGTATCGGTCTGCTCGGTCCAGATGTTCCAGCCCGGGGCAAGGGCCCTGTTCACAACGGCCATGACTATTGGGAGGCGGGCTCCGGCGGCCCAGTGCAAAAGCTCGTGCATGTAGGCCAGTCCCTGAGAAGATGTGGCCGTAAAGGTTCGGCATCCTGCCGAAGCCGCACCTATAAGTGCTGCCAGAGCCGAATGCTCGCTTTCAACTCTCAGAAACTTGGCCTTCATAACCCCGGAGGCGCAGTACTCTGAAAGAAGCTCCACGATGTGGGTCTGCGGAGTTATGGGATAGGCAGAGATTACCTCGGCCCTCGCAAGCCTTACCGCTTCGGAAACGGCATGACTTCCTTCAACCACCTTTTTCATTGTTGTCATGCTCTCCTTTAAAGCCCTAATGGGATTCCTCAACAAGGCTCATCGCACAGCGCGGGCATTCTGCAACGCAGAGCCCGCATCCCTTGCAGTAATCGTAGTCTATAAAGCGATGCTCCCGTTCCGACTCGTCCATTTTTACTGATAAATCCGGGCAGAAAAGGCGGCAGTTGTCGCAGTCGTTACAAATCCCGCAATTAAAGCACCTCGATGCTTCTTTCATTGCGATGTTTGCGGCAATGCGGAGTTCAATTTCCCGGAAGCTTTCGATCCGTTCTTCTATTAGCAGTTTAGGCACCCTGAGGCGCGGCTCCAGGGAAAAGTAATCCGCGTTTATATCATCAAAGGTTACCACCTTTTTGCTTCTGCCGGATCTCGGCCCTTTTCTGTAGACATTCATGGACAAGAAGAGGCCGTTTCCAATTGAGGACCTCTTTAACTCCTCATTCACAAAGGAAAGCCCTCTGGTTCTTAGAATGTCACAGACTATGGCCGCTTCCTTTGCCGACGCAATTGCGTAGGTTACGGTTTTCGAAGGGGTTGTCAGGTCTCCCGCATAAACCTTAATCGCCTCACCGGGTGACTCCGGAACGACAACGGTTGCGGTGTTCCAGGAAATTACATTTTTACCGGTGGCAGGTGGAAGCCACAGAGGATCGGGTTCAAAGCCTATGGCCGTAAATACCCTTGAGGCTTTTATGACTCGCTCGGTTGTTCCGGGTTCAAAGGCGGCACGGCCGCCCTCGTCCACTCCTTTTACGACGGTTTCCCGCAGTACAACCCTAAAGCTTCCCTCTTCAGGCCGGATTGCCACGGGCATATGAAGTGTGAGCAACTCAACCCCCTCTTCCTCTGCCGCCTCGATTTCTTCCACCGATGCCGGCATATCCTCACGACGTCTCCGGTACACGATAAGGGGACGGGCACCCATTCTTACTGCAGATCTCGCCACGTCGACGGCCGTATTTCCTCCACCTATGATAATTACGTCCCCCTCCAGCCTTTCAACCTGCCCTGCTCTGATCTTCTGCAGAAAGTTAAGGCCGTCCTCGGCGTATTCCACTCCCTCGAAACCACCACTCCTGGGCTTCCAGGTACCGGGAGCCATAAAAACCACGTTGTAGTTCTTGCTCATTTCCCCGATCACATCAGGTGGGACGGGATGGGACGTGTGAAATACAGTTCCGAGACCTTCCAGGAATTTCAGGTAGCGATGGAGTACTTCAAGGGGCAGTCGATATGAAGGAATTCCCCATCGCAGGAGCCCTCCCGGTTCACTTCTGGCTTCAAATACTTCGCAGGAATAGCCGAAGACTCTAAAAAAGTAAGCAGCCGCCAGGCCTGCAGGTCCTGAGCCGATTATGGCAACCCGTAATCCCGAAAGGTCATGGAGATTCAAATCGGGAGAAAGCCGGTATCTTGCGGCCGTGTCCGACAGAAACCGCTCCACCGCTCTAATATTAACGGGCTCGTCAAAGTGAGCGCGGTTACAGGATTGCTCACAGGGGTGAAAGCAAACCCGTCCACAAATTCCCGGGAAGGGATTTTCTTCCAGAATGATTTCCCAGGCTTCTTTGAAAGCTCCCTCGGAAACGAGTCTCTCCACCCTGGGGATATCCTCTCCTGCAGGGCACGCGACACTGCAGGGAGCCGTTTTCTCATCGTAGATGGGTTTTAAAAATCGCCACGTGCCCGTCTTATTGACCTCAGTGGATGTCGTGGACCTGGGAATAAGCAAAGGCACGCCAGGGTGTGTCATCATGATACCATTACTCCCCTTTCCTTTTCGTCCCCTATCACCACGGCTTCATAAGCTTCTCTAGCCGCCTGAACGTTTGCTTCCGTCTTTATTGGTATTTCTTCCCTGATGGCTTCTTCCAGCGACGCAATGTCGGGCACACCCAGCACCCTTGCAAAGGCCCCTATAACGGCTGTGTTTACTATGGGATGAGTATGGGTGCCGAGCCTGTGCTTTCGGGCAATAGCTGTGGCGTCAACCCAGGCCAGTCTTAAATTCTCGGAAAGTGGTTCCAACAGAGGAGGGACGAGGGCCGTATTCATTATTATGAACCCACCTGGCTTAATGCCGGAAGTTATTACCTTGAGGGTGTCGGGCCTTTGCAGTAGCGTGGAATCCATCACCACGACATGATCCGGCCTGTAAACG is a window from the Thermodesulforhabdus norvegica genome containing:
- the aat gene encoding leucyl/phenylalanyl-tRNA--protein transferase; its protein translation is MTVFRLTEELIFPHPELADEDGLLAVGGDLSPARLLLAYSAGIFPWYDESTPILWWSPDPRLILLPRDIKISHSLRRVLKKGRFRVSFDQAFHRVIRECAAVRVEKGLQTWLIPEMIEAYERLHELGFAHSVETWMEGKLVGGLYGVSLGRAFFGESMFSREKDASKVALVILAMVLQSWNFHFIDCQLPSDHLKRMGAVEVPRAKFLEMLREALKHPTYRGRWEPTVEAIQRIYLTPRSEKPVKTERS
- the clpA gene encoding ATP-dependent Clp protease ATP-binding subunit ClpA is translated as MISKEVEVIIATAIKEARSRRHEFFTLEHILYAFLLDPTGRKILYHCGVDLDLLKENLEDFFQRKMEPLPHGVIKEPMQTLSVQRVLQRAISHAQSAEKKEIEAGDILAAMFYEEHSHAVYFLKLQGVTRLDVLNYISHGVSKIGAYEDEEPPETITGRKPGKRRSALEAFTVNLIEKAARGLIDPLIGREQEILRTLQILSRRTKNNPIFVGDPGVGKTAIAEGLALKIYRKEVPEAFHNVEIYALDMGALLAGTKFRGDFEARLKAVINELKQKRGAILFIDEIHTVVGAGATSGGSLDASNILKPVLASGMIRCIGSTTYEEYKNYFEKDRALSRRFQKVEITEPTQEETYRILKGLKSYYEKHHGVKYSDAALRAAVDLSSRYLTERYLPDKAIDVIDEAGASLKLKNDRRVRRIVGVKDVEMVVARMARIPARTVTATDQQRLMNLERELKRVVFGQDEAIENLVKAIKRARAGLGIPDKPVGSFLLIGPTGVGKTEVAKQLARALGIHFLRFDMSEYMEKHTVARLIGAPPGYIGFDQGGLLTDAIRKHPHCVLLLDEIEKAHPDVFNILLQVMDYATLTDNNGRKADFRNVILLMTSNAGAREMAASSIGFSTRAELTEKAKKGIKAVEQLFSPEFRNRLDAIIAFNALDQSIMEMIVDKFVKEMSEQLSERNVTVALSDGARKWLAEKGYDPSFGARPLGRVIQTEIKDVLADEILFGSLKEGGHVTVFRPEEKEIPRGTKVIRTENLVFLCQSEPLQKNNRVGKQSRRSAKS
- the aroC gene encoding chorismate synthase, which gives rise to MAGNTFGKMFRVTTWGESHGKALGAVIDGCPPGLSLSEEDIQKDLDRRRPGRSPASTKRKESDRVQILSGVFEGKTTGTPISLIIYNEDARSGDYSTLADTYRPGHADRTYEQKYGLRDWRGGGRSSARETVARVAAGAVARKFLSTFGINVVAYTLELAGVKCNRIDETVIDNNPFYCPDEEAAQLMAVKIDEIRRRGDSCGGIVQVVARGCPPGLGEPVFDKLDARIAYALMSIGAVKGVEIGSGFRCARMLGSEHNDPITPEGYASNNAGGILGGISSGMDIVARVAVKPIPSIRIAQQTITRDGRPTTITVKGRHDVSAIPRIVPVCEAMMLLVLADFMLHPTMVAKYGFRHT
- the hisF gene encoding imidazole glycerol phosphate synthase subunit HisF, whose translation is MRVTVLDYGAGNVRSVVNSIKSLGHEVHFVQNPEDIINSEILVFPGVGAFGEMMNTLRERSFVDPLISYLKQNRPFLGICLGLQALFEESEEAPGIPGLGFFKGKVVRFPKSLPVPHIGWNGIKPKRESLIFHGLRGNEKLYFVHSYHVVPQDRSIILTTTDYGVEFVSSIQQGNIIATQFHPEKSGSAGLRILKNFLARSIQPSAPTMSPVQTRLARRIVACLDVRSDDTGRLVVTKGDQYDVRDRTSKAVRNLGDPVELARRYYDEGADEIVFLNITGFRNFPLKDMPMLEILKKTSENVFVPLTIGGGIRGYRDEKGRRYSALEVASEYFRSGADKVSIGSDAVHIVEECISKGSVDPDNAISAIARVYGCQAVVISIDPRRVYARSPEETKHNVIETELPGPQGERFCWYQCTVKGGREGRNVDAITLARVCEELGAGEILLNCIDRDGTNLGYDIELIRAVCDAVNIPVIASSGAGCADHFLEVFTKTRVEAALAAGIFHRREVRIPDLKNYLRRKGVEVNDY
- the clpS gene encoding ATP-dependent Clp protease adapter ClpS; amino-acid sequence: MSEWQQDPQHDFESHVEEDLQEPPMYKVLLHNDDYTTMDFVVEILQRVFNKSHSEAVRIMLNVHHNGIGVCGIYPAEVAETKVAMVHHLARQNGYPLRCSMEEA